Below is a window of Culturomica massiliensis DNA.
TGTCCGCCTCTTCGTAATCCTCTACTGTGAACAGCATATATGCCAGAAGATAGAACCTAAATCCCTGCAACTCGAATAAAGGCAACACACCTCGTTCTTGCAGAAATAATTCAAAGGATACATCAATATTCGTAACGACTAAACTCTTACCGTATCTGTTTTCACTCCGAAACAAACCCTCTCAAGTTGTTCACATTAAAATCATTATAATACCCCTGGAAAACATCAACATCAAATCTTTTATACATACCAATAGGGTTATTGCCTTTGTAAGAACAGCTTGGATTAGCAGATAATGTATCACTATCAAGGTGAAATCCACTTTTCCCTATCTCATACCCAGTCTGAACTGACTTCTTTTCCTCTGTCAGCTTCACCCTTCTATCGGTGCAGAAAAAAGGCGAATTCAACATTCCCATAATGATAAGAAGTATTTTCATAGTTTATACATTTTGTTTTCTGATCTGACCGTGACAAAGATACCCCGGCACGACAATCCGATAACTTTCTAGAATTTTACCGCCTTCACCTTCTCGTAATTGTCCTGTAAGAACGGGCGGAACGCATTTTTATATGCTTCACCCTTATTTGTTTTCATCAGTGTAGCTCATTATTTATCTTTAGTTTCCACGAAAATAATATATTTCTTCCGAACAGCCACCCTTGTCCTAAAAATTTAAAAGTAGCACCTGGGTAGCACCCGGGGACGGGGATACCAGAATACGTTGCATATAAAATGGAGATTGGGTAGGCAAATTAACGGAAAAATTGCGGGTTAATAAAATCGGAAATGCAAAAAAACGGTGATTCCGGTTTCCGCTCCTTTCCGAAAGAGGGAGCGAAAATCGCCGGGACCGTAAGAGAAACCGGATTTTCATTTATTTTTGCAGCATATTACAGGCAGTTGAGGTAAAACGGTTGATGAATGCGGCGGGAGCAGCCGGCCGCCCTTTTTTATTCGGAGTGGATTATGAGTGCACAAAGGGTTTTTTTTACGAAAATCCCTTTCAGGTGCAGGATGTTTTATGGCAGGTGGGAAAGAGTTCGAATGCCAGAGCTCCGGAAGCTCCCGTGCACTCTTTCTCTTTTGTCCGTTATCCGCCGGCTTATGAAGATTACGAACGAAAATTTCAACGGGTGCGCCAGGGACTGATGCGGGGCGATTCTTTTCTGTTGAATCTTACAGTTGCCACGGAGATCCGGACGACTCTGAGCTTAGCTGATATTTTTAGGTTCAGCCGGGCTCCTTATCGTCTGTTGATTCCGGAACGGCTGGTCTGTTTTTCTCCTGAAACTTTTGTGCGTATCCAAGAAGGAAAAATAGCTTCGTATCCGATGAAAGGAACGATAAATGCGACGGTGCCGCATGCGGAGAAAACGATATTGGAAGATTATAAGGAAAAGGCGGAACATTATACGATTGTAGATCTGATCCGCAACGATTTAGGATGTGTTGCCGATGATACCCGGGTAGAAAGGTTCCAATATATCGATCGTTTAGAGACGACTAACGGGGAAATCTTACAAGTGAGTTCGGAGATTAGCGGGAAATTGTCTTCCGATTATCCCTCCCGTATCGGAGATATCGTGTTTCATATGCTTCCAGCAGGTTCCATATCAGGCGCTCCGAAAGAAGCGACGGTACGTATTATTGCCGGAGCCGAGAAAATAAAGAGAGGATTTTATACGGGCATATTCGGTTATTTTGATGGAAAGGATCTGGATTCGGCAGTGATGATCCGTTAGGTAGAAAAACAAGAGGAGAAAATGTATTTT
It encodes the following:
- a CDS encoding DUF6714 family protein, with translation MFRSENRYGKSLVVTNIDVSFELFLQERGVLPLFELQGFRFYLLAYMLFTVEDYEEADTIPEGIVHSLKLRDAGREPCEFIPERLVRFSEEQRMAILNFWEYPE
- a CDS encoding aminodeoxychorismate synthase component I, translated to MMNAAGAAGRPFLFGVDYECTKGFFYENPFQVQDVLWQVGKSSNARAPEAPVHSFSFVRYPPAYEDYERKFQRVRQGLMRGDSFLLNLTVATEIRTTLSLADIFRFSRAPYRLLIPERLVCFSPETFVRIQEGKIASYPMKGTINATVPHAEKTILEDYKEKAEHYTIVDLIRNDLGCVADDTRVERFQYIDRLETTNGEILQVSSEISGKLSSDYPSRIGDIVFHMLPAGSISGAPKEATVRIIAGAEKIKRGFYTGIFGYFDGKDLDSAVMIR